In Methanomicrobium antiquum, one DNA window encodes the following:
- a CDS encoding universal stress protein, with protein MYKKILLATDGSENARRAGRQAAGLAEELSSEIIIGYIFSSPPSQSKMAKANFDVHSILKEDAKNAISETINLFEEKNLTYTLKVAIGEPASEICGIAEKENADLLIIGSRGLGTIKGAVIGSVSHKVAHQAKCPVMIVK; from the coding sequence ATGTACAAAAAAATTCTGCTTGCAACTGATGGATCAGAGAATGCAAGACGTGCCGGCAGACAAGCCGCAGGTCTGGCAGAAGAATTGTCCTCAGAGATAATTATAGGATATATATTCAGCAGTCCGCCTTCCCAGTCAAAGATGGCAAAAGCAAACTTCGATGTACACTCAATACTAAAAGAGGATGCAAAAAATGCAATTTCTGAGACTATAAATCTCTTTGAAGAAAAAAACCTGACATACACGCTTAAGGTTGCAATCGGAGAGCCTGCATCTGAGATATGCGGAATTGCCGAAAAGGAGAATGCAGATCTTTTAATTATTGGAAGCCGGGGTCTTGGAACAATAAAAGGTGCTGTTATTGGAAGCGTCAGCCACAAAGTTGCACACCAGGCGAAATGTCCGGTGATGATTGTAAAATAA
- a CDS encoding sulfite exporter TauE/SafE family protein has translation MELELIYILALLLTGIVVGFGCGLLGVGGCFIMIPVQYWVLTSMGYDPHISILVAFGTNLAVVLPTALSGTYGHNKKGAVMWNAAVTMGLAGFFGAFIGAYLATLIPGNYLKIIFGVVILLSAIRMLTAKPPKLDENPVNNIMIFLLWGIPIGILSGIIGIGGGVVLIPIMVLALHFKMHEAVGTSTALMAFTALGGTIAYIINGLSVTGLPEYSLGYLNLLQWVLLAVPGVIMARVGVCVAHKMPAKQLKYVFIAVMIYMGLKMIGVFAFPGLPL, from the coding sequence ATGGAATTGGAATTAATATACATACTTGCACTTCTCCTCACCGGAATTGTTGTAGGTTTTGGTTGCGGACTTTTGGGCGTTGGCGGATGCTTCATAATGATCCCGGTCCAGTACTGGGTTTTAACATCAATGGGTTATGATCCTCATATATCTATTCTTGTTGCATTCGGTACAAATCTTGCAGTAGTACTTCCAACTGCTCTTTCCGGAACATATGGCCACAACAAAAAAGGCGCAGTCATGTGGAATGCCGCTGTTACGATGGGTCTTGCCGGATTTTTTGGCGCATTTATTGGTGCATACCTCGCGACTTTGATCCCTGGTAATTACCTGAAAATTATTTTCGGTGTTGTAATTCTTCTGAGTGCTATAAGAATGCTCACCGCCAAACCACCAAAACTGGATGAAAATCCGGTAAACAACATCATGATATTCCTTTTATGGGGTATTCCGATTGGTATTTTATCAGGAATTATCGGAATCGGCGGAGGTGTTGTTCTAATCCCGATAATGGTGCTTGCACTCCACTTTAAGATGCATGAGGCAGTAGGAACATCAACTGCACTGATGGCGTTTACTGCTCTTGGCGGGACAATTGCATATATAATAAACGGACTTTCGGTTACCGGACTCCCTGAATATTCACTGGGTTATTTAAATTTACTTCAATGGGTGCTTCTTGCAGTGCCGGGTGTAATCATGGCCAGGGTCGGGGTTTGTGTGGCACACAAAATGCCCGCAAAACAGCTTAAGTATGTTTTCATTGCTGTTATGATCTATATGGGGCTTAAGATGATCGGAGTCTTTGCATTTCCGGGGCTTCCTCTGTAA
- a CDS encoding ArsR/SmtB family transcription factor gives MTDKIRGDAKSYGLPPEIESSLQKSGGIDGIVSKMPDEDTIGQICTLHHVLSDQNRMKILLMLSKQQLCVCVIRTVLDIADSKLSYHLSVLKENGLIFGEQQGNWIIYSLTDKGRALLP, from the coding sequence ATGACAGATAAGATAAGAGGAGATGCCAAAAGTTACGGACTGCCTCCGGAGATAGAGAGTTCGCTTCAGAAATCCGGCGGGATTGACGGAATTGTAAGCAAAATGCCGGATGAAGATACTATCGGGCAGATCTGCACCCTGCATCATGTTCTTAGCGATCAGAACAGAATGAAAATTCTCCTGATGCTCTCAAAGCAGCAGCTCTGTGTATGTGTAATCCGGACAGTTCTGGATATTGCCGACTCAAAACTGTCCTATCATCTCTCGGTTTTAAAGGAGAATGGTCTGATTTTTGGAGAACAGCAGGGCAACTGGATAATATACAGTCTGACTGATAAGGGAAGGGCACTGCTGCCATAA
- a CDS encoding permease, with protein MIDLIIGSLATGWDTLAGYLAEHVVTCLIPAFFIAGAIAALVRKDAIMKYFSPDAKRSTAYGLASVSGTVLAVCSCTILPMFAGLFKRGSGIGPATTFLYAGPAINILAIVYTAKVLGFDLGVARAAFAIVMAIIIGLIMAFLFKSHDADTKKKLAAMLSGPLVGDAEKPRFVVPLFFIFLVGILIAGTAQADWMIKFPIIYALTLGVAFLLIYYFERDEVSEWGLETWDLTKKIFPILIIGTFALGMLSFFLPPEVFRPFFGTNSIESTFLASLVGTILYMPTLLEVPVIGTTFGYTSGVMAGGPALALLLSGPSISLPSLLVISRIMGPKKTIVYAALVILFSAVAGFVYGMFFL; from the coding sequence ATGATTGATTTAATTATCGGCTCACTGGCAACAGGCTGGGATACGCTTGCAGGCTATCTTGCAGAGCATGTTGTAACCTGCTTAATCCCTGCATTCTTCATAGCCGGAGCAATAGCCGCACTTGTAAGAAAAGATGCAATAATGAAATACTTCAGTCCGGATGCGAAAAGAAGCACTGCATACGGTCTTGCATCTGTTTCAGGAACTGTGCTTGCGGTCTGTTCATGCACAATCCTGCCGATGTTTGCCGGGCTTTTTAAGCGTGGAAGCGGAATCGGGCCTGCAACAACATTTCTCTATGCCGGCCCTGCAATTAACATCTTAGCGATTGTCTATACAGCAAAAGTATTAGGCTTTGACCTTGGTGTTGCAAGGGCGGCCTTTGCAATAGTAATGGCAATAATAATCGGGCTTATAATGGCGTTTCTCTTCAAATCCCATGATGCCGATACAAAGAAAAAACTGGCCGCGATGCTTTCAGGACCCCTGGTTGGAGATGCAGAAAAGCCACGCTTTGTTGTGCCTTTGTTCTTCATCTTTTTGGTCGGAATTTTAATTGCCGGAACGGCACAGGCTGACTGGATGATAAAGTTCCCGATAATATACGCACTTACTCTTGGAGTCGCGTTTCTTTTGATATACTACTTTGAGCGTGACGAAGTTTCAGAGTGGGGACTTGAGACGTGGGATCTAACAAAGAAAATTTTTCCCATACTGATTATCGGAACATTTGCCCTTGGAATGCTCTCGTTCTTCCTGCCGCCGGAGGTATTCAGGCCGTTTTTTGGAACGAATTCGATAGAGTCGACATTTTTGGCATCATTAGTGGGAACAATCCTTTATATGCCGACCCTTCTGGAGGTGCCGGTAATCGGGACAACCTTCGGCTACACGAGCGGTGTTATGGCAGGCGGTCCTGCACTTGCCCTTCTCCTTTCAGGCCCGAGTATCAGCCTGCCCTCCCTTCTTGTAATATCAAGGATAATGGGCCCGAAAAAGACCATTGTCTATGCGGCTCTTGTGATTTTATTTTCAGCGGTTGCAGGATTTGTGTATGGTATGTTCTTCTTATAG
- a CDS encoding DUF2703 domain-containing protein: MKGDVPGVIQKCTCGQSCCGDNPKADSAKVLTVEWRHVGENIDTTCERCSQTGNTLKEVLDEIESFLSERKIKIEVKEKVLENEKIEESNMILFNGVPLEKLIEGMEVSQTPCASCACITGQDDVRCRAISYKGKLHEAIPAELIRKAAEKALEI; the protein is encoded by the coding sequence ATCAAAGGAGATGTGCCGGGTGTTATTCAAAAATGCACATGCGGGCAGAGCTGTTGTGGAGATAATCCCAAAGCAGATTCTGCCAAAGTTTTAACTGTTGAGTGGAGGCATGTCGGGGAAAATATTGATACCACCTGCGAGCGCTGTTCGCAAACCGGAAACACCCTAAAAGAAGTTCTTGATGAGATCGAGTCTTTTTTGTCTGAGAGAAAGATCAAAATTGAAGTCAAAGAGAAAGTGCTTGAAAACGAAAAAATAGAAGAGTCCAATATGATTTTATTCAACGGCGTTCCGCTTGAGAAATTAATAGAAGGAATGGAAGTATCACAGACTCCCTGTGCATCATGTGCATGCATTACAGGACAGGATGATGTCAGATGCCGTGCGATATCATACAAAGGAAAACTTCATGAGGCAATCCCGGCAGAATTAATTAGAAAAGCGGCAGAAAAGGCTCTTGAAATTTAA
- a CDS encoding cupin domain-containing protein yields the protein MAEFSEAMKGAGRKEKRAGLLGKVLNLKELVSYQEGTVASRMIVSNKSGSITLFSFDEDEGLSEHTAPFDAVVTILDGECEVWVAGETHMMKESDTIIFPANVPHALSAVTKFKMMLVMIKDAKEEI from the coding sequence ATGGCAGAATTCAGCGAGGCTATGAAAGGGGCAGGCAGAAAAGAGAAGCGTGCCGGACTATTGGGAAAGGTCTTAAATTTAAAGGAGCTTGTCTCATACCAGGAGGGAACGGTTGCAAGCAGGATGATTGTAAGCAACAAATCCGGAAGCATCACCCTTTTTTCCTTTGACGAGGACGAGGGATTGTCTGAACACACCGCTCCTTTTGATGCTGTTGTAACAATTCTTGACGGTGAATGCGAGGTATGGGTTGCCGGAGAGACTCACATGATGAAAGAGAGCGATACAATAATATTTCCGGCAAATGTTCCTCACGCCTTATCAGCGGTTACAAAATTTAAGATGATGCTTGTGATGATAAAAGATGCAAAAGAAGAGATTTAA
- the hcp gene encoding hydroxylamine reductase, with protein MFCYQCEEALNQKGCTKRGICGKDEETANLIDLLIYLCRGISARNLPAMEKGAENKKAGTFIMDSLFMTLTNVNFDKDRYFEMIDEAIKIRDSLPPAANSEHDACTWKPKNRAEIEEKAKHVGVLSTQNEDVRSLRELLIYGLKGVSAYYHHAQLLGYTDEEIPKFVQKGLLSTIQELSVPEMTGLVLECGGVGVKTLELLDRAHTETFGKPEITTVKTTVRDRPAILITGHDLLDMKMLLLQTKGTGVDVYTHGEMLPAHGYPAFKGIDNLIGNYGSSWWHQREEFESFNGPVLITTNCIVPPKDSYKDRVYTTSVVGYPGLKHIKADEKGHKDFSALIEQAKKCKPPLPVGNGNDLITGCAHDAVLALAGPVTDAIKNGAIKRFIVMAGCDGRHKEREYYTEFAKALPKDTVILTAGCAKYRYNSLGLGDIGGIPRVLDAGQCNDSYSLVVIAKALAEAFGVDINDLPVSYNIAWYEQKAVLVLLALLHLGIKDIAIGPYLPAFVSPAVLDVLVKNFGLSKNSTVEEDLKKMVPQ; from the coding sequence ATGTTCTGTTATCAGTGTGAAGAAGCCTTAAACCAGAAAGGCTGCACAAAAAGAGGAATATGCGGAAAGGATGAGGAGACTGCAAATCTAATCGACCTTCTGATATACTTATGCCGGGGAATTTCGGCAAGAAACCTTCCGGCAATGGAGAAGGGTGCGGAAAATAAAAAAGCAGGGACATTTATTATGGACTCGCTTTTCATGACGCTTACAAACGTCAACTTCGACAAAGACCGCTACTTTGAGATGATTGACGAGGCAATAAAAATCCGTGACTCACTCCCGCCCGCCGCAAACAGTGAACACGACGCATGCACATGGAAGCCAAAGAACAGGGCTGAGATTGAAGAGAAGGCAAAGCATGTCGGAGTCTTATCAACACAAAACGAGGATGTAAGATCCCTTCGCGAGCTTTTAATCTACGGGCTTAAGGGAGTCTCGGCATACTACCATCATGCACAGCTTTTAGGATATACTGATGAGGAAATTCCTAAATTTGTGCAGAAGGGGCTTTTGTCAACGATTCAGGAATTAAGCGTTCCTGAGATGACAGGTCTCGTGCTTGAGTGCGGCGGAGTAGGTGTAAAAACACTTGAGCTCTTAGACAGGGCTCACACAGAAACGTTTGGAAAACCTGAGATTACAACTGTAAAGACTACCGTCAGAGACAGACCTGCAATTTTAATCACAGGCCATGACCTTCTCGATATGAAGATGCTTCTTTTGCAGACAAAAGGAACAGGCGTTGATGTGTACACCCACGGCGAGATGCTTCCGGCACACGGATATCCGGCTTTTAAGGGAATTGACAATCTCATCGGAAACTACGGAAGCTCGTGGTGGCACCAGAGAGAAGAGTTTGAATCCTTCAACGGACCGGTTCTTATCACAACAAACTGCATTGTTCCACCAAAGGACTCATACAAAGACCGCGTATACACAACAAGTGTTGTCGGCTATCCCGGATTAAAGCACATCAAAGCAGATGAGAAGGGGCATAAGGATTTCTCTGCGTTAATTGAGCAGGCGAAGAAGTGCAAACCCCCGCTTCCCGTCGGAAACGGAAATGACTTAATCACAGGATGTGCTCATGACGCAGTTTTAGCGCTTGCAGGCCCTGTTACGGATGCAATCAAAAACGGAGCAATTAAGCGCTTTATCGTTATGGCAGGCTGTGACGGAAGGCACAAAGAGCGTGAATACTATACTGAGTTTGCAAAAGCACTTCCTAAAGACACAGTAATATTAACTGCCGGCTGTGCGAAATACCGCTACAACAGCTTAGGTCTTGGAGACATCGGCGGAATCCCGCGTGTATTGGATGCAGGGCAGTGCAACGACTCATACTCGCTTGTTGTAATTGCAAAAGCACTTGCAGAAGCATTCGGCGTTGACATAAACGATCTTCCTGTCTCATACAACATCGCATGGTACGAGCAGAAGGCTGTTCTTGTCCTTCTTGCACTCCTGCATCTTGGAATCAAAGACATAGCAATCGGACCATATCTTCCGGCATTTGTATCACCGGCGGTTTTGGATGTTCTTGTCAAAAACTTCGGACTTTCCAAAAACTCGACAGTTGAAGAAGACTTAAAAAAGATGGTGCCCCAATAA
- a CDS encoding winged helix-turn-helix transcriptional regulator, whose amino-acid sequence MDESCTVYQTVRYLTKKWTLLIVLELYKGENYTRRFSELKDSIPGITSKLLSERLKELESEEIIIRRVDAGSFPVKTEYSLTESGVEIIKIISDIKKWALKWKIENVACGDQDCRDCIL is encoded by the coding sequence ATGGATGAGTCGTGCACAGTTTACCAGACAGTAAGATATCTTACAAAAAAGTGGACTCTTTTAATTGTTCTTGAGCTCTACAAGGGTGAAAATTATACAAGGCGGTTTTCCGAGCTCAAGGATTCAATTCCGGGCATTACATCAAAGCTGTTGTCAGAGCGGCTAAAAGAACTTGAATCTGAGGAGATTATAATAAGACGGGTTGATGCCGGCTCATTTCCGGTAAAGACCGAATATTCCTTAACAGAGAGCGGAGTTGAGATAATAAAAATAATCTCGGATATAAAAAAATGGGCGCTTAAGTGGAAGATAGAAAATGTAGCCTGCGGAGACCAGGACTGCCGCGACTGCATCCTCTGA
- a CDS encoding class I SAM-dependent methyltransferase, producing MQGLCAAKKPQPPLIEVGCGSGRFAKALGLKVGIEPSLSFCRIARNRGVAAVRGRAEALPVKSRACRAVLLITVICFLKSPIPALKEIFRILIPGGQVVVAFIERDGKIHKKYILEKEKGRFLSHAKFYSEQEVCSFLKESGFIIRDIDSKSGFCVVLAEKF from the coding sequence CTGCAGGGACTTTGCGCCGCAAAAAAACCGCAACCTCCACTAATCGAAGTCGGGTGCGGTTCAGGGCGGTTTGCAAAAGCTCTTGGTCTGAAAGTTGGAATTGAGCCTTCGCTCTCTTTTTGCAGGATTGCCCGGAACAGAGGAGTTGCTGCAGTAAGAGGAAGAGCAGAGGCACTGCCTGTAAAAAGCAGAGCCTGCCGGGCTGTTCTTTTAATAACTGTCATATGTTTTCTTAAATCCCCGATACCTGCACTAAAAGAGATTTTTCGCATACTTATTCCTGGCGGGCAGGTTGTTGTTGCTTTCATTGAAAGGGATGGAAAAATCCACAAAAAATATATTCTTGAGAAGGAAAAGGGGCGGTTTTTATCTCATGCAAAATTTTATTCAGAACAGGAAGTCTGTTCATTTCTAAAAGAGTCAGGGTTTATTATCAGGGATATTGATTCAAAATCAGGCTTTTGTGTTGTTTTGGCAGAAAAATTTTAA
- a CDS encoding MFS transporter, giving the protein MSAVSNLSNRRFLYSLFLLGFFAIFSTTISKNPVLPLFSQALGAGDFVIGLIAAVSPLAGIIFSFPVGVLSDNIGRKKMLIASGLIFLCAPLLYLFISNPVWLIPVRFFHGTATAILGPVISAIIAERFYEKKGEMLGQYSSATLIGRTIAPLVGGFILSIFILSPGLISYRLVYLIAAIAAVPVLTLILMYRGEENNLPCASVTLSSFHRSFVQFFSDSKLRATASVDMATYFAFGSFETFFPLVLVSQNISLYLIGVIFASQTLVIAATKPVFGRIADRFDKRIQIAAGILILGFSTAAIPFASSFGMFLLVSSFVGLGISLSSVATSSYIADVTKKERMGASMGALSSVMDIGHSAGPLVTGIVIAAGGFVYGFLFSLIIALAVCGFFILSVRN; this is encoded by the coding sequence ATGTCTGCGGTTAGTAATTTATCCAACAGGCGGTTTTTATATTCACTATTTCTGCTTGGATTTTTTGCAATCTTTTCAACGACTATCTCTAAAAATCCGGTGCTTCCTTTGTTCTCCCAGGCTCTTGGCGCCGGAGATTTTGTAATCGGTCTGATTGCAGCAGTATCTCCCCTTGCAGGAATAATTTTCTCATTTCCTGTTGGGGTTTTATCTGATAATATCGGAAGAAAAAAGATGCTCATTGCATCAGGTCTGATTTTTCTTTGTGCTCCCCTGCTTTATCTTTTCATCAGCAACCCTGTCTGGCTTATTCCGGTTCGTTTTTTCCATGGGACGGCAACAGCTATACTCGGCCCGGTAATCTCGGCAATAATTGCAGAGCGCTTTTATGAAAAGAAAGGTGAGATGCTTGGGCAGTACTCTTCTGCCACATTGATTGGGAGGACAATCGCTCCTCTTGTCGGTGGTTTTATACTTTCTATTTTTATTTTATCCCCCGGACTCATCTCCTACCGGCTGGTTTATCTCATTGCGGCAATCGCTGCTGTACCGGTCCTTACTCTGATTCTGATGTACAGGGGGGAGGAGAATAATCTGCCTTGTGCGTCTGTTACGTTGTCGTCTTTTCACAGGAGTTTTGTTCAGTTCTTCTCTGATTCAAAACTCAGGGCGACAGCATCTGTTGATATGGCCACCTATTTTGCTTTTGGGTCATTTGAAACTTTTTTCCCGCTCGTTCTTGTATCCCAAAATATTAGTCTGTATCTGATAGGGGTAATCTTTGCCTCTCAGACTCTGGTTATCGCTGCAACAAAACCAGTCTTTGGAAGAATCGCTGACAGATTTGACAAGAGGATTCAGATTGCTGCTGGAATACTCATACTTGGATTTTCAACTGCTGCGATTCCTTTTGCATCATCCTTTGGCATGTTTCTTTTGGTCAGCTCTTTTGTTGGTCTTGGCATCTCGCTGTCTTCGGTTGCGACCAGTTCTTACATAGCAGATGTAACAAAAAAGGAGCGGATGGGAGCTTCAATGGGGGCGCTGTCATCAGTAATGGATATCGGACATTCGGCAGGACCTCTCGTTACAGGAATTGTCATCGCCGCCGGTGGTTTTGTTTATGGATTTTTATTTAGTCTGATTATTGCTTTGGCTGTCTGCGGCTTTTTTATTCTCTCTGTCCGGAATTGA
- a CDS encoding heavy metal translocating P-type ATPase, with the protein MGEKEICDNNSGCYRKKSDSDSENHHNNGCACKCGHNHETETDSAKEYIIIALSAVLLGVSLSGGHLGLSETVVNIFAVLSALCTGIPIIAGFVKGLFGGRQSVCELAGIAIIGAILIGEYITAAEVGLILSIGEVAEDFAYKRTRRDLEKMASFHPDYGFVEKEGAISEVPVDAIEAGDIVLIRPGDIVPSDGYIISGSTSVDESFLTGESIPVEKNISDPVYSGSVNINGVIRIKVSKKSSESAYSKIVGFVREAEARRPPTYPFIDKFASIYTPFTLVVTVLTFAFTGSIERAITILIVACPCALLLSTPSAVISAIGVGARRGILVKSGLYLEEAEKIDTVLFDKTGTLSSGKMRVKSIKAFGNFDEVLITALAAAAECGSEHPVADAIVRYAKENSIDAESCAKTNSTPGLGVEAQSCSGRVLVGNARFLAESGIFIPDYAKIEAESLSNEGMTPVFIAQNEDIAGIFGIEDSIREESAAVLADLKKIGINNISMVSGDKCEVAKSVGRYCGINQENVFSGAVPGEKKSIVKNLQSAGRKVCFVGDGVNDAPALAQANVGISIGKRENSVAIETSHVVLLKDDLSLLLSFILLGKRTVKTIKLNVFFALSLTFLLMGLAFSGLIHPAVGALGHQIAVLAVLFNSALIPVLTKKIV; encoded by the coding sequence ATGGGCGAAAAAGAAATTTGCGATAACAATAGCGGATGCTATAGAAAAAAATCAGATTCAGACAGTGAAAATCACCATAACAACGGTTGTGCATGCAAATGCGGACATAATCATGAAACCGAAACGGACTCAGCAAAGGAATACATCATAATTGCTCTTTCCGCAGTTTTGCTGGGCGTATCTTTATCCGGCGGGCATCTTGGTCTTTCTGAAACTGTTGTGAATATTTTTGCAGTTTTATCAGCACTCTGCACAGGTATTCCGATTATTGCCGGTTTTGTAAAGGGGCTTTTTGGCGGGAGGCAAAGCGTCTGTGAACTTGCAGGTATCGCAATAATTGGAGCAATATTAATAGGGGAATACATCACTGCGGCAGAGGTCGGGCTTATACTTTCCATAGGCGAGGTAGCAGAAGACTTTGCATATAAAAGAACGCGAAGAGATCTTGAAAAAATGGCTTCTTTCCATCCGGATTATGGCTTTGTTGAAAAAGAAGGTGCAATAAGTGAAGTTCCTGTAGATGCAATCGAAGCGGGCGACATTGTTCTTATAAGGCCCGGAGATATCGTTCCCTCGGACGGATATATAATAAGCGGGTCAACTTCGGTGGATGAATCTTTTCTTACAGGGGAAAGTATTCCGGTAGAGAAAAATATCTCAGATCCGGTTTATTCAGGATCAGTAAACATTAACGGCGTAATCAGAATAAAGGTTTCAAAGAAAAGTTCTGAATCCGCATATTCTAAAATTGTCGGCTTCGTTAGGGAGGCAGAGGCCAGAAGACCGCCGACATATCCCTTTATTGATAAATTTGCATCCATATACACGCCCTTTACTCTTGTAGTAACGGTTTTGACCTTTGCATTTACAGGAAGCATCGAGCGGGCAATAACAATACTTATCGTAGCCTGTCCTTGTGCCCTTCTCCTCTCAACTCCGTCAGCTGTAATCTCTGCAATAGGTGTAGGTGCAAGACGTGGAATTTTAGTAAAAAGCGGCCTTTATCTTGAAGAGGCTGAAAAAATTGACACCGTTTTATTTGACAAGACAGGAACACTTTCCTCCGGAAAGATGAGAGTAAAATCCATAAAAGCATTCGGGAATTTTGATGAAGTTTTAATAACAGCACTTGCCGCCGCGGCCGAGTGCGGATCAGAACATCCTGTTGCAGATGCAATAGTAAGATACGCAAAAGAGAACAGTATTGATGCTGAAAGTTGTGCAAAGACAAACAGTACACCAGGTCTTGGTGTAGAGGCACAATCCTGTTCTGGCAGGGTGCTTGTTGGAAATGCCAGATTTTTGGCAGAATCAGGTATTTTTATACCAGACTATGCAAAAATCGAGGCAGAATCATTATCTAATGAAGGTATGACTCCTGTTTTCATTGCTCAAAACGAAGACATCGCCGGTATTTTTGGAATTGAAGATAGTATAAGAGAGGAGTCGGCCGCTGTCCTTGCAGATCTTAAAAAAATCGGGATAAACAACATCTCAATGGTTTCAGGCGATAAATGTGAGGTTGCAAAAAGTGTTGGAAGGTATTGCGGAATAAATCAGGAGAACGTCTTTTCAGGTGCTGTCCCTGGTGAAAAGAAGTCAATTGTAAAAAATCTTCAGTCTGCCGGAAGAAAAGTCTGCTTCGTAGGCGATGGTGTTAACGATGCTCCGGCACTTGCACAGGCCAATGTCGGCATATCAATTGGAAAAAGAGAAAATTCGGTTGCAATTGAAACCTCTCACGTTGTCCTTTTAAAAGACGATCTCAGCTTGCTTCTAAGCTTCATTCTTCTTGGAAAAAGGACTGTAAAAACAATAAAGCTAAATGTTTTCTTTGCCTTATCCCTAACTTTCCTGCTTATGGGACTTGCATTTTCCGGACTTATACATCCGGCAGTAGGAGCACTCGGCCACCAGATTGCCGTTCTAGCAGTGCTTTTTAATTCAGCGCTGATTCCGGTCCTGACTAAAAAGATAGTCTAA